The proteins below are encoded in one region of Ephemeroptericola cinctiostellae:
- a CDS encoding [protein-PII] uridylyltransferase, with amino-acid sequence MPTAAPSHALDRTRYQAGRSMLFSQFTANNSPTRAVRRLMRELTHLTDLCVLEAWAHCIGTLPDNLRHSSSLIAIGGYGRAELLPNSDIDLLVLIKTDHLPAESKAQLSLAIEQWVSMLWDMGVTLSHSVRTIDECIADALEDLSIQTSILEGRYLAGDKKIHQTFYAAFNRHFDLLTFWREKMAEMRQRHSKFDDTPYSLEPNCKESPGGLRDLHLMLWLAKAANIGQTWQELHHNNWLTASQLRLIQRSENQLLAIRAHLHILSKRMENRVLFDLQTPLAHAFGLFETDGKRAGEHLMQRYYLAARAIYQQCALFVQKFELFLSPPSAPHIAHKIKGFPDFVEVDHVLDVVRNDAFIRKPHLLIDVFYVYGQVTGLTGFSPKLWDAILQARNLITPEFRRTPENRSKFIRLLKLDNGITHAIRLMNQTGVLGRYIPAFRRIIGQMQHDLFHIYTVDQHILTVVRNLRRFTLQEHMQSHFLANQVMAEFGQPWLLYIAGLFHDIAKGRGGDHSDLGAIEVARFAKQHALTKKQTTLVVFLVKHHLTMSTFAQKEDLSDMETIQRFASTVKSVENLQALYLLTVADIRGTSPKVWNAWKDKLLADLYQLTLRELSGQTQAPVSMLKERTMDALELLPNAEIQAQAQALWNDFDTEYFMRHDATTIAWHAEHIVQRPKHTGKTSAVVATKPFNNDHSLHVMVYTADVPDLFARLCSFFQQRYLSIFDAQIYTSGQGIALDTFQVLLPESHQADALFVQRLNQELRETLTTAPALRAPNLGRLTARSRNFPIVPRVSLTPTDKGEYVLKLAATDRHGVLYSIAYILKQMNIRLRSARIVTLGERLEDVFILSSDQLNDPSAAAQLEAELMRVCTIS; translated from the coding sequence ATGCCCACTGCAGCGCCGTCCCACGCCCTTGATCGCACCCGTTACCAAGCGGGTCGCAGCATGCTTTTTTCACAATTCACAGCAAACAACAGCCCAACACGTGCCGTGCGTCGCTTAATGCGTGAACTGACCCACCTCACGGATCTGTGTGTATTAGAAGCTTGGGCGCACTGCATTGGCACGTTACCTGACAATTTACGCCATTCCTCCAGTCTGATCGCCATTGGTGGTTATGGTCGCGCAGAACTTCTACCCAATTCCGACATCGATTTATTGGTACTGATCAAAACAGATCATTTGCCAGCCGAATCAAAGGCACAGCTCTCTCTTGCCATTGAGCAATGGGTCAGCATGTTGTGGGACATGGGCGTGACCTTAAGCCATAGCGTGCGCACCATCGATGAGTGCATTGCTGATGCGCTTGAAGACTTATCCATTCAAACATCAATCCTTGAAGGTCGCTATTTGGCTGGTGATAAAAAAATCCACCAGACGTTCTACGCGGCCTTTAATCGTCATTTTGACTTACTCACCTTTTGGCGTGAAAAAATGGCGGAAATGCGCCAACGCCATTCCAAATTTGATGACACACCATACAGCCTCGAACCCAATTGCAAAGAAAGCCCTGGTGGCTTACGCGATTTGCATCTGATGTTGTGGTTGGCTAAGGCGGCCAATATTGGTCAAACATGGCAAGAATTACACCACAACAATTGGCTGACCGCCAGTCAATTGCGTTTGATTCAACGAAGTGAAAACCAACTGTTGGCGATTCGCGCCCACCTGCACATCCTCAGCAAACGCATGGAAAACCGTGTGTTGTTTGATTTACAAACACCCTTGGCGCACGCTTTTGGTTTGTTTGAAACCGATGGCAAACGGGCGGGTGAGCACCTAATGCAACGCTATTACTTGGCAGCCCGAGCGATTTATCAACAATGCGCCCTCTTTGTTCAAAAATTTGAACTGTTTTTATCGCCACCATCTGCGCCACATATTGCCCATAAAATCAAAGGCTTTCCTGACTTTGTTGAAGTAGATCATGTGCTTGATGTGGTTAGAAACGATGCTTTTATTCGCAAACCCCATTTGCTGATTGACGTATTCTATGTGTATGGACAAGTGACGGGCTTGACAGGTTTTTCCCCAAAACTGTGGGATGCGATTTTACAAGCACGCAACTTAATCACCCCCGAATTTCGACGCACCCCTGAAAATCGTTCTAAATTCATCCGACTGCTTAAACTCGATAACGGCATCACGCATGCCATCCGGCTGATGAACCAGACCGGTGTTTTGGGACGTTACATTCCCGCATTCCGTCGCATCATCGGCCAAATGCAACACGATTTGTTCCACATTTACACCGTTGATCAGCACATCCTGACCGTCGTGCGCAACTTACGCCGCTTCACTTTACAAGAACACATGCAAAGTCATTTTTTGGCCAATCAAGTCATGGCAGAATTTGGACAACCCTGGTTGCTCTACATCGCAGGCCTGTTCCACGACATTGCCAAAGGCCGAGGTGGCGATCACTCTGATTTGGGCGCGATCGAAGTCGCACGTTTTGCTAAACAACATGCGTTGACCAAAAAACAAACAACATTGGTGGTTTTCCTCGTTAAACACCACTTAACGATGTCAACTTTCGCCCAAAAAGAAGACCTGTCCGACATGGAGACGATTCAACGCTTTGCCAGCACGGTTAAAAGTGTCGAAAACCTTCAAGCCTTGTACCTACTCACCGTCGCTGACATCCGTGGCACCAGTCCAAAAGTTTGGAATGCTTGGAAAGATAAACTGTTGGCGGATTTGTACCAATTGACCCTGCGCGAATTATCAGGACAAACCCAAGCCCCTGTCAGCATGCTCAAAGAACGCACAATGGATGCGCTTGAGCTGCTGCCCAATGCCGAGATTCAAGCGCAAGCACAAGCCTTGTGGAACGATTTCGATACCGAATATTTCATGCGTCACGATGCCACCACCATCGCATGGCATGCTGAACACATTGTTCAACGCCCAAAGCACACAGGCAAAACATCAGCCGTTGTTGCCACCAAACCGTTCAACAATGACCACAGTTTACATGTCATGGTGTACACCGCAGATGTTCCCGACTTGTTTGCTCGCCTCTGTTCTTTTTTTCAGCAACGGTATTTATCCATTTTTGATGCGCAAATTTACACCAGTGGGCAAGGCATCGCGCTTGATACTTTCCAAGTGCTCTTACCCGAATCACATCAAGCCGATGCCCTGTTTGTTCAACGCCTTAACCAAGAACTAAGGGAAACACTCACCACCGCCCCAGCTCTACGTGCTCCCAACTTGGGGCGCTTGACTGCCCGCTCTCGGAACTTCCCCATTGTGCCACGCGTCAGCCTGACGCCAACAGACAAGGGTGAGTACGTCCTCAAACTCGCAGCAACAGACCGCCACGGCGTGCTGTACAGCATCGCTTATATTTTGAAACAAATGAATATTCGCCTGCGCAGCGCACGGATTGTCACTTTGGGTGAGCGATTAGAAGACGTGTTCATATTGTCATCCGACCAACTCAACGACCCAAGTGCTGCCGCACAGCTGGAAGCGGAACTGATGCGTGTATGCACCATTTCTTAG